From a region of the Daphnia pulicaria isolate SC F1-1A chromosome 1, SC_F0-13Bv2, whole genome shotgun sequence genome:
- the LOC124339021 gene encoding glycosylphosphatidylinositol anchor biosynthesis protein 11-like, whose protein sequence is MQSDWPSSKKRLSEPFISNESIACIWNAFLCSSIMFWRRMRGAKDDEGNIFQFSFCFSILLVNIIFCYVLSNFRHKEKLQVALFLKYGFVTSTLVYIVSILFGAPLLKDWDQTISFSMLLSALILPSVAACGKLGNFFNFSCLNLMGTNELFTCFGAWLGAFVIPLDWDCSWQVWPEPVAVGAVLGCGLSSLLKLMRPAMTITWAGYKMYWPTNFFVHERHV, encoded by the exons ATGCAAAGTGACTGGCCGAGTTCAAAAAAACGTCTCTCTGAACCATTTATCTCTAATGAAAGCATTGCCTGCATCTGGAATGCGTTTCTGTGTTCTTCCATTATGTTTTGGAGAAGGATGAGGGGAGCGAAAGACGACGAAGGAAATATATTCcagttttccttttgtttctcgATTTTACTagtcaatattattttttgctaCGTACTTTCCAATTTTCGCCATAAAGAG AAACTTCAGGTGGCGTTATTCCTGAAATATGGGTTTGTTACTTCAACACTGGTCTATATTGTATCGATTTTATTTGGAGCACCTCTCCTCAA AGACTGGGAtcaaacaatttcattttccatgCTGCTAAGTGCCCTTATCCTACCATCTGTTGCTGCTTGTGGCAAACTTGGGAACTTCTTCAACTTTTCGTG TTTGAATTTGATGGGGACAAATGAATTGTTTACTTGTTTTGGCGCTTGGCTGGGAGCGTTCGTGATTCCGTTAGACTGGGATTGTTCTTGGCAG GTATGGCCCGAGCCGGTGGCAGTCGGGGCGGTCCTGGGCTGCGGTTTGAGTAGTTTGCTGAAATTAATGAGGCCAGCAATGACGATAACTTGGGCTGGATATAAGATGTATTGGCCTACCAATTTTTTTGTACATGAACGGCATGTTTGA